A genomic window from Fusarium oxysporum Fo47 chromosome X, complete sequence includes:
- a CDS encoding histidine phosphatase superfamily gives MSPVIHCIRHGQGFHNVGAGCYTLPDPRLTPLGEEQNLALRETAFSDQSKISLVLASPLYRTLQSAYLVFQSALEGSSKCHPEIIAIPDAQETSDDPCDVGTDPSVLRKVVTESNWPVDLSLVQDGWNVKALGTRYSPESNAIAARARDARIFIRQKIRQLIEQGDTDPQVALVTHGGFLHYFTDDWEDSWLNPGTGWKNCETRSYVFEQDVMKDIDVEVRLTETMESRLRRGKGNPMPAKEEQAGLFEQAMESWERQGLQRPDRIGVNVETSVVA, from the coding sequence ATGTCACCAGTGATACATTGCATCCGCCATGGACAGGGCTTCCACAACGTCGGTGCCGGATGCTACACTCTTCCGGATCCTCGTCTGACCCCCTTGGGTGAAGAGCAGAACCTGGCATTGCGAGAGACGGCCTTCTCAGATCAGTCAAAGATATCTCTTGTCCTTGCCTCTCCCCTTTACCGAACACTTCAATCTGCCTATCTGGTGTTTCAGTCAGCCCTTGAGGGCAGCAGCAAGTGTCACCCTGAAATCATCGCCATCCCGGATGCTCAAGAAACCTCGGATGACCCGTGCGATGTTGGAACTGATCCATCAGTCCTTCGCAAAGTTGTAACCGAGAGTAACTGGCCTGTCGATCTATCTCTAGTCCAGGACGGCTGGAACGTGAAGGCTTTAGGGACTCGCTACAGCCCAGAAAGCAACGCCATAGCAGCCCGCGCCCGCGACGCCCGCATCTTCATCCGACAGAAGATCCGACAACTGATCGAGCAAGGCGATACGGACCCTCAAGTTGCTCTCGTGACACACGGCGGTTTCCTGCACTACTTCACCGATGACTGGGAGGACTCATGGCTGAACCCTGGGACGGGATGGAAGAACTGCGAGACTCGATCCTACGTATTCGAGCAAGACGTAATGAAAGATATAGATGTGGAGGTCAGGCTCACTGAGACGATGGAGAGTCGATTGAGAAGGGGAAAAGGTAATCCTATGCCGGCTAAGGAAGAACAGGCGGGGCTATTTGAGCAGGCGATGGAGAGCTGGGAGAGACAGGGGCTGCAGAGACCCGATAGAATTGGAGTTAATGTCGAGACGAGTGTGGTCGCATGA
- a CDS encoding NADP-dependent oxidoreductase domain-containing protein, giving the protein MERSQSDTLPLANSVQIPQLGFGVYLSPPEVCTKSCLTALAAGYRHIDTAQYYANETEVGQAVQKSNVDRKHVFLTTKILEAAGSVDASFAKCIESVEKLDPESGYVDLFLIHSPNSGASKRKEMWQALERLYEEGKAKSIGVSNFGIKHIEELKQFAKVWPPHVNQIEVHQLHPWAQQRDAVEYCEKNNIVVEAYAPLVRNQKADNKTLKSISTKHKVTPNQVLIRYCLQKNWVPLPKSDTPERIKANADVFGFDLDDRDMKALDELDEGAAGHDVHESPPTPLSPAPFIQPTTLTLFFPPDTRIFCNTTKMADNVTRHNAYATLITRDSYLPGVIILAYTLKRNVSIYPLVVFYTPNLPKDAKRVLELEAPKCNMILRECEHLLPPEGVKMTLIAERFADTWTKLRVFELFEYDAVCYLDADMAVLDNMDVVFKVETHLPDDWIAANHVCVCNLDSDSWAPEDWRTENCAYTPLEHPTALTEPLQPTETSPSPHKLLNGGMFIFHPSKGLWDRMLHVFNTTPLLSTFMFPDQDFLAYFFENKWYALGWQYNAIKTMRYWHPNIWRDEEVICLHYIVDKPWAKRVGLDGVAGYKGLDGVTHCWWWQLYQYWEDERTSDGRGGNEAIAILKKLIAPADTMEGGLGYLQVGLPVRA; this is encoded by the exons ATGGAGCGCTCACAATCTGATACCTTGCCTCTGGCGAATTCGGTTCAAATTCCTCAGCTTGGGTTTGGCGTATATTTATCGCCACCTGAAGTTTGCACCAAGTCATGCCTTACTGCACTTGCAGCTGGATATCGACACATCGACACGGCGCAATACTACGCCAATGAAACAGAGGTTGGCCAAGCAGTTCAAAAGTCGAACGTCGATCGGAAACACGTTTTCTTGACTACCAAGATCCTTGAGGCAGCTGGCTCTGTGGACGCAAGCTTCGCGAAATGCATTGAGAgcgttgagaagcttgatcCTGAGAGCGGTTATGTCGACCTTTTCCTCATTCATAGCCCCAATAGTGGTGCTTCAAAGAGAAAGGAGATGTGGCAGGCCCTGGAGAGGTTGTATGAGGAGGGAAAGGCGAAGAGTATTGGCGTGAGCAACTTTGGTATCAAGCATATCGAAGAGCTGAAGCAATTCGCCAAAGTTTGGCCTCCCCACGTCAATCAGATTGAG GTCCATCAGTTGCATCCTTGGGCACAGCAGAGAGACGCCGTGGAATACTGCGAAAAGAACAACATCGTAGTAGAAGCCTACGCTCCTCTCGTTCGCAACCAAAAGGCCGATAATAAAACCCTCAAAAGCATCTCCACAAAGCACAAAGTCACGCCTAACCAAGTTTTAATCCGATATTGTCTTCAGAAGAATTGGGTTCCCCTTCCAAAGAGCGATACACCGGAGCGCATCAAAGCTAATGCCGATGTTTTCGGGTTTGATCTGGATGACAGGGATATGAAGGCGCTGGATGAACTGGATGAGGGCGCTGCGG GTCATGACGTGCACGAATCTCCCCCAACCCCTCTTTCTCCCGCTCCATTCATCCAGCCAACGACACtcaccctcttcttcccccCTGATACTAGAATTTTCTGCAACACGACAAAAATGGCAGACAACGTAACCAGGCACAATGCCTATGCAACCCTCATCACCCGCGACTCCTACCTCCCCGgcgtcatcatcctcgcctATACCCTCAAGCGCAACGTCTCAATCTACCCTCTCGTAGTGTTCTACACGCCCAACCTCCCCAAAGATGCGAAACgcgttcttgagcttgaggcgCCAAAATGCAACATGATCCTTCGCGAGTGCGAGCATCTTCTCCCGCCGGAGGGTGTGAAGATGACGCTTATCGCTGAGCGATTTGCGGATACGTGGACGAAACTTCGTGTTTTTGAGCTGTTTGAGTATGACGCTGTGTGTTACCTTGACGCTGATATGGCGGTGCTGGATAACATGGATGTTGTATTCAAAGTTGAGACGCATTTGCCCGATGATTGGATTGCAGCGAATCATGTTTGTGTTTGCAACCTTGATTCAGATTCTTGGGCTCCTGAGGATTGGAGGACGGAGAATTGTGCTTACACGCCGCTTGAACATCCCACAGCGCTTACGGAGCCTCTACAACCTACTGAGACGTCACCTTCACCAcacaagcttctcaatgGTGGCATGTTCATCTTTCATCCTTCGAAGGGCCTTTGGGATCGGATGTTGCATGTGTTCAACACGACGCCGCTACTTTCAACGTTCATGTTTCCCGATCAGGACTTTCTGGCATACTTCTTTGAGAATAAGTGGTATGCACTTGGGTGGCAGTATAACGCTATCAAGACGATGCGGTATTGGCACCCCAACATTTGGCGTGACGAGGAAGTCATCTGCCTGCACTACATCGTCGACAAGCCTTGGGCAAAGCGTGTTGGACTGGATGGAGTAGCTGGGTATAAGGGCCTTGATGGGGTCACGCACTGCTGGTGGTGGCAGCTGTATCAGTACTGGGAGGATGAGAGGACCTCCGATGGCCGTGGCGGGAATGAGGCGATTGCTAttctgaagaagctgatcGCACCGGCGGATACGATGGAGGGAGGACTTGGGTATCTGCAGGTGGGTTTGCCTGTGAGAGCATGA